In Trichlorobacter lovleyi, the DNA window ATTACCGGTTTTACCTCCAGGGCTGCCGCGCAATTCCTGCGCTACAACTGGCCGGGCAATGTCCGTGAGCTGCAAAACGCGGTGGAGTATGCCGTTGCCATGTGCCAGGGGGCGCAGATCGATATTGATGATCTGCCCTGCGACCTGCGGGCGCTCTCCCTGAGGCCGGTGGTCTCAGACTGTATCCGCCCCCTGGAGGAGATCGAGCGGGATTATATCATCGGTGTGCTGCGTGCCCTGGGCGGCAACAAGGTGCTGGCAGCGACAGAGCTGAACATCGGCCTGGCCACGCTGTACCGCAAGCTGAAGGAGTATGAGGCTCAAGGGGTGATCTCCCTTGACGAGATCGGCGGACAGAGCTGTTCAACTCCGGCGGCCAAGGGCAAACAGCAGCGGCCGGAGCCTGCCTGATACCTCAATCCTGACGCCTCAGATTTTTCAGGCGGCATCATCTGTGACGGTCGTTTTTAATCACGGGTGCTGCCGTTTTTTTATTTCCCTCCCTCTTAGCCCCCCCTGACTGGATCTGCTTGGTCCGGATCGATATCATTTTGAGAAGTGATGTTTTCAGTTCGACATGCCGGCGCGGGCGATAGGTCTGCTTTGGTTTGCATCATGCTGTAATTATTATTGATAGTCTGGTGGCACAATCATTGCTCTTTCTGCGTAGAGCAGCACACACCATCTGAACCAGCGTTCAGGACGCGGATAAAGGGACCTACCATGCAAACCAGCATTGTCATTTTCACCAGGGTGCCGAAAACAGGCGACACCAAAACCAGGCTTACCACTGCCAGAGGCGGGATTCTCACGGATGACGAGGCACGGATGCTCTATGAGGGCTGTCTTGTTGATGTGATCAATGTCTGCATCGCAGCCGACTGTGGTGAGGTCAAGGTCTGCTACAACGCCTCCGGCGACCGTGCCTGTCTGGAGCAGTTGCTGGCACGCAGTTCGGACAGGTCAAAGATCGTTGAGGTCTACCCTGACCAGGGGGGCAGTTTTGATGACTGCATGCAGTACGCCGCCGATCATATCCTGAAAGCCGGGTCAGGGGGGGCGGAGCCGGCAGCGGTGATCATTGTCGGCGGGGACATCCCCACCCTGCAGCCCTACATCGTGCAGGATGCCGTTAAAAAGCTGCACAGCCTTGCCAAGTCAGAGCCGGGCGGCAGTGCCCTGGTTGAGGGGGCCTGTCAGGAGGGCGGGTTTTCGCTGGTCGGCTTCACCTCCAGTACGCCGTTCGATTTTACCAGGGTCTTCTATAACATGGACGGCATCACGGCGC includes these proteins:
- a CDS encoding TIGR04282 family arsenosugar biosynthesis glycosyltransferase, with translation MQTSIVIFTRVPKTGDTKTRLTTARGGILTDDEARMLYEGCLVDVINVCIAADCGEVKVCYNASGDRACLEQLLARSSDRSKIVEVYPDQGGSFDDCMQYAADHILKAGSGGAEPAAVIIVGGDIPTLQPYIVQDAVKKLHSLAKSEPGGSALVEGACQEGGFSLVGFTSSTPFDFTRVFYNMDGITALDMLVAKAVDNKIPLAVVEAVPDVDIPVDLASMIPVVKALRAASAYNNAILVPVHTLQVLDELGLESTAPPPQR